A stretch of Prinia subflava isolate CZ2003 ecotype Zambia chromosome 14, Cam_Psub_1.2, whole genome shotgun sequence DNA encodes these proteins:
- the BARX1 gene encoding homeobox protein BarH-like 1, translating to MQHPLELGAARYFPAEAFPDHRSHRYRSFMIEEILTDPPDAKGAAPAGELLKFGVQALLSARPYHNHLAVLKAEPAAVFKFPLAPLGCSGLGSALLAAGSGLQGGSSSPHLPLELHLRGKLEPGPAEPGKAKKGRRSRTVFTELQLMGLEKRFEKQKYLSTPDRIDLAESLGLSQLQVKTWYQNRRMKWKKIVLQGGGLESPTKPKGRPKKNSIPSSEQLSEQERARDAEKPPESLGSPAEVSQEE from the exons ATGCAGCACCCGCTGGAATTGGGCGCCGCGCGTTACTTCCCGGCCGAAGCCTTCCCCGACCACCGCTCCCACCGCTACCGCAGCTTCATGATCGAGGAGATCCTCACCGACCCCCCGGACGCCAAGGGGGCCGCGCCGGCCGGGGAGCTGCTCAAGTTCGGGGTGCAGGCGCTGCTCTCCGCCCGGCCCTACCACAACCACCTCG CGGTGCTGAAGGCGGAGCCGGCCGCTGTGTTTAAGTTCCCGCTGGCTCCCCTGGGCTGCTCGGGGCTGGGCTCGGCGCTGCTGGCCGCCGGCTCGGGGCTGCAGGGCGGCTCCTCCTCGCCGCACCTCCCGCTGGAGCTGCACCTCCGCGGGAAGCTGGAGCCGGGCCCCGCCGAGCCGGGCAAGGCCAAGAAGGGCCGCCGCAGCCGCACCGTCTTCACCGAGCTGCAGCTCATGGGGCTGGAGAAGCGCTTCGAGAAGCAGAAATACCTCTCCACGCCCGACAG AATAGACCTGGCCGAATCgctggggctcagccagctCCAGGTGAAAACCTGGTACCAGAACAGGCGcatgaaatggaagaaaata GTGTTGCAGGGGGGCGGCCTGGAGTCCCCCACCAAGCCCAAGGGCCGCCCGAAGAAGAACTCGATCCCCAGCAGCGAGCAGCTCTCGGAGCAGGAGCGCGCCCGGGACGCCGAGAAGCCGCCCGAGAGCCTGGGCTCGCCGGCCGAGGTCAGCCAGGAGGAGTGA